The DNA window CTGAGTTCCTGGCACCACTGATtcgtcatctttttttttttttttaagattttatttgtttattttagagagatgggaagggagggaggaacagagggaaacatctatgtgtgagagagaaaccttgatcagttgcctctcccacgacCCTGATCAGGGACCTGACCCTCAttccaggcatatgctctgactgggaatcgaacccatgaccctttggtttgtgggatgacaccaaactattgagccacaccagtcacggcATGACTCTTAATCTTAACAACACTGTGAGGTGTAGGCACATCTGCATTCTACAGATAAGAAACTGAGAGGCACCACCGGCCTGAGTCTACTATGTGCTTAATGTCTGTTATGCTGCCTCTGATCATAATGTTTCAGTCATCATATGCTATTCATGAAGCTAAGGATTTGTCTGCATACTTGTAAGTGCGATGGATTCCAATGCTTACTGTATTTTAGCATGTGATCCACTCTGACCTTTAGAGCCTTTTCTACTCTTACACATTGTAGCAGGTTATTGGCTATTTTCTAGAACACTTGGTGTTTCTTCCTCCAGTGTTTTCTTTTGAGGGACTTCCCAGTAATTCCATCTTATTTGttgaagtttattttcatttttctggtacAGACTTCTATCTTACCCACCTCAGTTTATACATTCACTCAGCCTGATCCAGATCACAGGTGAAGTTATCCTCAGCTAATGCCCCTGATTTATGTAGGATCATCACTCTTTTTGTGGTTTCCCTCTAAAATTGATTTCAGAGTTCAGGCCAAGGCCTTGCTACTCAAACtatggtccctggaccagcagcatcagcctcACCCAGGAGCTTGTAAGAAAAACTGAATCTTTGGGCCACTCCAGACTTGCTgaatgagaatctgcattttagtaAGATCCCTAGGTGATTCATATACACTTTTAAGTCTTGAGAAGCATGACATAGGTAATGTCTAAGACCCTTACAGCTCTACATGTCTATGTTGCTGTGAGAGACATGGCTCTGCAGTTATCGTTTACCCTTGGCTCTTCTGtttactgtgtgacctttggtaattacttgacctctctgtgcctttgtttctccatctgtgaaatggtacCTGCCTCAAAGGTTTGTTTTGTAAtgtgtttagaacagtgcctggcacacagaaagtgcTATAGAACTGTTAGCTGTCCTAAATACTGAATAAGCATTCATGAATACTTTGTGAGTCCCAATTTCAGGTCAGCCAGGAGGAAGAACAGTTTTGAGAATTGACAATGGAACCACTTCACTGGAGAATGGGGTTATAGAGGCTTCTGCTAGTGTGAGTAGAAGATCAGGAATTTTAGGCCTGGAGGCTGTACTGAGCAGCTCCCAGAGGCCCCCATTTTTTAAGACCTCAGGACACAGAGTAGATAGTGCCTTCTCCCAGCAATCAATTCCTACTTAGGTGGGCCAAAGGTAGAGCTATCGGTGGGACACCAGCTACTTGGAGGGGCTGGAAGATCGTGAAATTGGTGTTAGAGGGAAGCTTGTGAAGAGAAgtgggaaatgaaaacacaaatgttatgtaaaataaatgagcaTCTCTTATTGGATAGCATGTGGCCTCAAGGCACCCAGGAGATGTTAGTTATATCAAATTGCTCATTTTCTGCAACCCTGGTGCTCTTCTGTTCCTAGGTAGCAGTGGAGGGTAGGGGTATGCTGTGCTCTCTGGCTAGACTGGAGCCCCAGGTTACATTCTACGCACACGTGCCTCCAGGGCCTCCAGCTCAGTCAGCACCTCCTTGGGCAGATCCTGGTTGACCTGCTCTGTCAGGTAGCCCCTAATGTCACGAACTTCCTGTTCCCAGAAGTCCTTAgggatggagaagagctgggTGGTATCTATGGCTCCCAGACCGCTGAGATTCAAGGCGCCTTCCTTTGGCACTAGCCCGATGGGCGTCTCTCGAGCACTGTCCTCTCCCTCTAACCGCCGGCAGATCCAGTCTAGCACTCGCGAATTCTCTCCGAAGCCTGGCCAGAGGAAGTGTCCCCCCTCATCACGTCGGAACCAGTTGACATGGAAGATACGGGGCAGTCGGGCCCCCTTGCGCCCCTCCATGCTCAGCCAGTGTTCTAGGTATCGCCCAAAGTTGTAGCCAAAAAAGGGCCGCATGGCAAATGGGTCATGCATGATCACCTTCCCTGGGGAGGGGAATGGATGTGTTAGGAAAAGAGAAGGGCACCTGGCATCCAGGTTGAGGAAGCTATAAAGTGTTCATGGTTCTAGAATATCCTTGAGGcaggatgaaaagggatgggggaggggctgggcaggaggcaggtgtggcttaggcagggagagaagaggcaaCGGGGTACACCGGTACACCGGAGAGGAGCAACCGAAGGTGCGCACCTTTGTGTTCAGCTGCAGCAGTGGACTCAGAGCGCATGGCGCTGCCCACAAACACTCCGTGGCGCCAGTTGAAGGCCTCATATACCAGGGGCACTCCTAGAACACCAGTGAATGGGGTCACAGGCAGTCCTTTTTATTGGACTCATCCATTCCCTTTTGGTGATTCTGACTCCTAATCTTGCTCTCCTAGGTCCTTAGCTGTCCCATTTTCAAAACTCATGCTTCCCCCCAGTTTTGCACTCTCCAAAGGAGAGCTCTGGAGGGTGGCAATCCAGGACGAGGGTCCCAGAGCTTTAAGTACAAGAGGGAGATGGGCCCTGATATAGACCCAGATCCTTTACCAAGAAGGCATGGAGCCCACACAATGTTTACCTTTGGGTCTTCGGCCTCCAAAGATGATGGCATCAATAGGGACACCATCAGGGGCCTCCCAGGCTGGGTCCATGATGGGGCACTGGCGAGCCGGGGCACAAAAGCGAGAGTTGGGATGTGCACAGGGCTCCTTGTCACCTGGCAGAGGAAATACAAATACTATCACTTCCAAGGGCACATCCACCCCtaacacacatgtgtgtgtactcTTGCACAATTTCGTTTTGCCTCATCTCATGTGGTAGGGAGTAGGGAGCCAGGACATCTCCCCTAAAAGATCAGCTTATTTATCCATAATGGTACTGCCAGCTGAGCTATGTGAGAAGCATGGGAGAGGAAGTGGGATTAAGTGGGCACTAATGTTTATGCCGAACTATAGCCATGTGGCATTAACCAGTGCTCAAAGTAATGGGGTTAGATGTTGGCATAATTTCCTCCCAGAAATGATTTCTTTATTTATGGGgtattatttaaacaaatactcAAATCTAAAGCAAAAACTGAATCTCTCTGGTGAGTATTTTAGACAATTGACCTTTCATGCAATAAGATAAAAATCTCCTGAGTTATCAAAGTGCAAATAGGAATTGATTTTAAAGCTAACAGAATTTTGGTGATTTCCCTGGGCACCCCAAATGGATATGGTGCCTTCTCTGCTGAAGGTTGCTAGTCAGACCTGGGGGATGAGGGATTCAAAGAGCCACCACCCCCTGCCCGCTTCCCACCCCCTagctcctgcctccactctcagATAAGAGACATCctttatgtttctctcttgcacttTCATCAGCCCCCAACTCACGACCCTAGCATACGGTGTTATTCTGTGAACTGAAGCTGGGCATAACATGCCCTAGTTATACCCCTGAATCCAGAGATGATGAAAGGGTTGGGGAATTAGCCTGCAGGGAAATACAAAATTTTCTTGGATTTCTCAGTTGGGTAGGAAGGCTGAGGAGAGCTTAATGATGATGTTAGAGAAAAGAAGGGGTGATTAGATGATGAGGGTGACTGCTAGGTCAGCTTGGAAAACTTGAATATAGGCTTCAGTGACCACAaggctgccctcccccaccatgcTCTTCGTTGCTCCCATCCCTACCCAGGTCTCTGGGCTCCTGGACTGCTGAAGGCCATTGAAAGCTGAAGGTCAGAGTGcagagttgggggaggggcaggactgCAGGCATGGGGAGTATGGACAGGGTTGAGAAACTTTCAGGAGAGGCTAAAGAACTGGTCTGATTCAGTTTGGAAGAGGTTTTAGAGTGTATGTGTTGGAGGGACAGGGGAAGGGTGAGGGTAACAATACTGAACTTTAGACAGTAGTTATTATACAGAGGGATAGTGGGAACTaagtggcaggaggaggggcaggcttcctcctttcctaatAGTCACACTTTATGGATTATGCTTTGAGCCCTATTTCTTCtgtaataattttcaaaacagcccttccctttcctttttagaaaaatttcctTTTCCAGCTTATATTAATTGTGGATTTACAATGTGTTCAGTACTATTATATGCATTTAACCCTTCAACAACCTTATGAGATAGGTGCTACTCCCATTCAACTGATGGGGGAACTGAAGCTCGGGAGGTTAACCAATTTGCCTAAGTCACAAAGCCAATACTTGGTAGAATTGGGGTATGAACTGAGACCATTCCTGGGTTTGGAAACTGCAAACATTCACAACTTCCTATGCCTTCCGGAGGTCCCGGAAGATGGCTATGGGTGGTGAAGGCTTTTATATCATCAAGGTGCTGAGCCCTGGGGGATGTGTCCTGACTCCCCTACCTCACATACCAGGTTTCCAGGCCTTGCCTAGCCAGGAGGTGACAGTGACGCCAGGTGGAAGAGGCTGGTCGATGCCCTCCCAGTACACGCCGCCATCGCTGGTCTCAGCCACATTGGTGAAAAGAGTATTACTCTGGATTGTGGCCATGGCATTGGGATTGGTGGTGGCAGAGGTACCGGGGGCCACCCCGAAGAAACCATTCTCAGGGTTGATGGCCCGGAGCCGACCTGTTAgaagtggagaaaaaggaaggaccAACCAGGAAAAGTTGAGGGGTGGGCCAGGGAAGTTCCTCCTCCGCCCCTCTCTGCCGTGAGCTGAACCATAGATCTTATGGGGAAAGGCTTTGTGTCTCTGCCAGGATTTGGGAGGGCCAGGCCGACCGGTCAGGAAAAGTTCCTTACTGACAAAGCTCACTATGACAGTGGAGGGGAGACCATCGTGCTCTGGGAAGAGCCAGAACAAGAGTATGATCTGAGGGCCACTCACCATCACTGTCAAACCTCATCCAGGCGATGTCATCCCCCACACACTCCACTTTCCAGCCTTGCAGTGCTGGCTGCATCATGGCCAAGTTTGTCTTCCCACAGGCACTGGGGAAGGCAGCTGCCACATAGTGCTTCTTCCCTGCAGGGCTGGTGATACCCAGGATCTGaacaagggggagagagggaacaaGGAGGAGGTCACTAAAGGTCAGGGCACAGTCTGCATGGGAAAGACAGCTGTGGGTTAACAGGAAGGACAGGTTTAACAGGTTTATtcacttaacaggtgcaccaccTTGCCACTGGGTCTGAGGTGGCAGCAAGGGGAAGTCCCCCAAGTGGGGTCAAAGCTTCAGGCTTTGGGCAGAGTCCCTGCCCACCAGCTTGGCACCTGGCAGTCAGGAGGCGAGGCTGAGGCAGAATGGTCAGGCCCCACCACTGCCTTGTCCCCCATAGCTGCCCGGTCCTCACCAGGCCCTCACCAGCATGTGCTCCGCTAGCCAGCCCTCATCCCTGGCCAGCCGAGAGGCGATTCGAAGGGCAAAACACTTCTTGCCCAGCAGGGAGTTGCCACCATAGCCGCTGCCGAAGGAGACGATTTCCCGTTGGTCGGGCACATGGCCAATCAGGGTTTTCTCTGGGTTGCATGGCCACTGGCTCACCGGCTCCCCTGGGGACAATGGGGTCATGGGGCTGCTGGCGGGGCATCAGGTGCTGGGGtatcaggggctggagggatcaAGGGTGGGCAGGAGATAGACTTGAGAGCAGAGGCAGTACAAATGGGTGGCTGAAGCTGCCCACCTCATAGTATCTATCAGCTCTCATGCTCCTATTCTTAGACATGGATAATTGACTTTCTCAATATTGTGCAAACTGCTCTGCAAACACAGGCTCACTCCCAGCCCAGACTGCTGGCCTGGATCTGGGGAATTAGGTGTCTCACTGATGAGGATGGGTAGGATTTGGGGTTCTTTCTGGAGTATAAGCAGGCCTCTGCATCCTCCCATGGACAGAGCAGGAGCTCACCTGGCCTAGTCAGGGGCCGGCCTACGGAGTGCAGACACTTGACAAAATCACCATCTCCCAGGGCCTGAAGCACAGGTGTCCCCAGCCGGGTCATAATACGCATGCTTGCCACCACATAGGCCGAATCAGTGAGCTGTACTCCGATGCGGGACAGTGGGGAGCCCACGGGACCCATGCTGAATGGAAGCACATACATGGTTCGGCCTGTGGAGGAAAATGTCACCTGGATGAAGGTGAAGGAAATGTCACCTGTTAATACCATCAGTGTCCCTGCCTCTGTGTCGCTGCTCTGGTTACCCTGCATGCAGCCTGGAAACCTCTCATCCACAGCTTGCTGGAACTCAGCTGGAGACATCCAGTTGCCCAGCTGCCCACGGGCCCCACCAGCCGGGAGGGGCACTGTGTCTCGTTGAGAAGGAGTTACAATCACCGTCTTGCTCTCTACTCGTGCCACATCCTTGGGGTCTGTGCGGGCCAGCCAGCTGGGAGAGAGGGGATTATTAGGAAAATGGTGGCCAGCAGGGTCCCTTATCCCCAAATGCACTTTTCCAAGTCCAAGTTTGACTCTAGCTAGGACTTCTGTTTTTCCCATCCCTGCACacttcagttacttcctccagGTTTTGCCCCATTTAAGGGGACACATGTAGGCATACTGATGTTATTGTGGGCCTGGACTAGGCCCCTATTTAGTTAGGTAGTTCCCTTGGCCCCCAGCCCTCTCAAGGCCTCTTCTCCCAGAGAAAACTTCCTGAATTTgtgagaaaaaaagttttatttgtatttgcttcttcatttaatataaaaatgcaggCCACTCCTAGTAATTCCTGACTGTTTCCTCTAAAACTCCCATTCTTGCTCATTCCATGAGATAGTCTAGTTAAATCTGGTTTTGTCTTGGCGGCCTCAGTCCAAACAGCTGCCCTATATGCAGGGTCGCTGGGCTTAGGGCTTACCAGTTATCGTACTTAGGGAGCTTTCGGATGAGTCCCTGCTGCTGCAGCAGGGTCAGTGTGGCAGTGTTCTCGGCCTCAGTCCCATCACAGATGTGGATGCCTTCTGGTTGGCACAGGCGTGCACTGCGCTCCACAAAGTCTCGAACCCCAGCAGGTAGCCAGCCCAGGTCTCCACTGACTACTCGCAGTGTCTGGATGCTGCGCCGTGAGAACCAGCCACAGGGGCTCAGCCCATGCCAGCTAAGCCTGtgggagaagaaaacagagaggtaATGAGCCAGGTGTTTTCACAGAGGATGGGCAAGTCAGGTGGACAGGAAGCTGGGGCTGCTAGGGAGTGTGCTAAAGCAGGGCTAGAGGTATGTGGGATGGGTTCAGGCCACATGTATCTTGTGGCCTTTATGAGGCTTAATGAGGGTGTCTCCTGGTCAGCAAGGGGCAGGTATTGCCATATGATCGTAAAGGCCGTGTagaagtatatgtgtgtgtgtgtaagcatgCTGCTGTTACTGTAGGCTTAGTCCATGCCCATGTTTAACTAGGTTTGGTCAATATTGAGAAATGAACAGTTGTCCTATGGCCCAAGTGTAAATAAACTGCCTAGGTGTCAGCTTCATGTGTCTGGTGTTTGAAGCTCTAATCCTTGTTCTTTCCATTCTCAAGTCTAGCTTTTATAAGTTAAAAAGGcagttatttttacttatttattttcttctggtggGTATGCTGTGAGACTGTGAAAACCTCATGCAAAGAACCTGTTCTTTGAGATGGTACAGTCCCAGGTTTCTAGATTGGGACTCTTGCACAGAGAGGGGGTGATTGGATATTAGGTTCCAGGCATGAGATCTGCTGCAGCCCACCTGGTCCAAAAGTAGTGCAAAAATGTTGCTCTTGGGTAGGTACTTTTGAACCGTGTGAAAGGCTGACTATTGGGGAATGTCACTGGTTGGGGTTCATGTCCCGATTCCCAGGAGGGCAGGGTCCCTGTTGTCTGTCCTTTCACACCcctgagagagggagaagcagggTCTGCTCTGATTGGCCTGGACCCAGAGTGGAATGAGCCAGAGAGACCAAAGGCCAGGAGAGGAAAGTTGCCCTCCTCCTATTCCAGGGAGGCATAGGAAAATGTGCCCCACACACCTAGGACCACATGATCCTATTCTCCTGACTCTCTTTCCTAGAGGACACATGCCCACAGGATTTTGGGTGTTGGTGGTAGGGTGCAATAGCAGACTGCAGGAAGCTCAAATTCAGAGATGGTGTAAGCCTGGGAAGGGAAAAAGCTGAGATCATGGATGTGGGATCTGGAGCCTGGCTGCAGCGGGAACTAGGGTGTCTTCCACCcggctgagtgagatggaaacCCAGTGTAGTCCCAGGGCTGAGGAGGAGGGCACCTGGGACCTGGGTTTTCCCTGAGCACTAATTTTAAAGGTACACGGTCTTGGGGAGAGCCTCTCTCCAGGGAAAGCCTGGCTCAGGAAGTCTCTGGTGTGAAGCTCCACCACTTCCCTCTGGTCTCTTTAGTGAgaacttctccttttcttcagcTCCAGAGACCACCCACAAAGGCTGGCCAATTGGAACCAGCAGGGGAGCCATATGGGGTCAGCTGGAATTCTGGGACAAAACCTGGGGACGAGGCTACAGAGGTAAGACAGGAAGCTGTGAAAACGGGGAGAAGGTGGACAAACAGGGCCGAGGGGCTCCCGTTCTGGACAGGCGACAAAGGCAGCCGTATAATAATTGAAAGCAACTCGGCTCTATCCTCTGCCttgcttcccttcttcccctAACCCCAGGTCTCTCTGGCTGCCAGGCTTCCTGCCGTGTGCTAGTAAGCGGAGGACGAGGAATGGATGTTTACATTCTACCTTGGTTAGGGACCTCTGAGCTCATTCCCCAGGGCTCATGCACCCTTGACCCTAGGGCCCTACTGCTCCTCATTGCAACCTGTGGAACAAGAGTTACAtctaaaaaggaaagaggaaagacttGGCTACCGGGCTCAGCGGGGGTGAGTGAGGAGGTGGAAGGAAGTTCTGCGAATGGCAGGCAGAGGACACGCGGTCAGAAACCAGCAGAGTAGGGAGGGGTAGGAGGGGCCGGAGCGGCCACCCCTCTGGCGATCTCTGGTGAGACGCGAGGTCCGAGAGGCTCGGGATCGAGAAACACTTGCCCCTCTGCACGCTGCCTCATCTGATGGGAAGCCAGGCCGAAGCAACTGGCAGCCCCTCAGGTTCGAGCTCCGCGGAAAGTGTGGATCGGCCGGGGGCTGGGGTCACTCACCGCAGGCTGGGGCGGTACACAGAGGCCATGGCACCTGGGCGGGGGCTGCGGGGTGGCCACGGGAACAGAACGGAGCAGGGGAGAGATGGAAGGTGGGTGAAAGGAACGCAGCGAAGATTGAGGGAGCTAAGCCTAGGTGGGAGGCGCTTAAAAAGAAGGCGGGTGGGCGGGTGCAGGGGCGGGACCTAGCAGGGCCAGAGCGACCCTCTTTCCACCACGCCAGCCGGCCCGTTCTCCGAGTCCCGGGGCTCCAAGTCCCAAGCCCGCCcagccaccaccccacccccctgcaccCTAACCCCTAAACCCATCTCTGCCTTTGAGGGACTGGGTCCTCTCCTCTAGGCCCACCCCCGTCCCGCCCCTTCCCACCCACTGCACATGATGTAACTTTGAGGACTCTTGCCCCGGGTAGATGATGACTGCAGACCTTGGGTGGCAAACAACCTAGGAACGTCGAGCGAGAACAAGGGCGGGAGTCGGCGGGGCCTCAAAGTCCAGTAGCGGGAATTGGATATATtatctttccccttcttcctagGGACTGGGCACTCTAAGCCCCAGGCTCTTCTAATTTGCAGGGCCCCAGTGCTAAATTCCCCTCACTCCCCAATTCCCAGGTCCTTGTTTCTTCTCCCCCCATGAGGGCTCCCTTCCGCCTTACTAACACTGATGTCTCTCTACTCCAGTCTTCTTTGGGCCTCTGAcctagtctttttcttttctctttcctctccttcccttcccttccttccttccttctttgtgagaagggaagtgagggagaaagggaggttgagaaacatccatgtgagagagaaacatctatcagttgcctcttatatgcgccccccccccccgccggcgGGGAGCGGGGGGGGGAAGGCACAACCtaagcttgtgccctgactgggaatcaaacccgtgacctttcacgTTCCAAGATgacacccaacaaactgagccccactggtcagTCCTGACCTGGTCATTTTTTCCACTTTCCCCTGGAGCAATCAT is part of the Desmodus rotundus isolate HL8 chromosome 7, HLdesRot8A.1, whole genome shotgun sequence genome and encodes:
- the PCK2 gene encoding phosphoenolpyruvate carboxykinase [GTP], mitochondrial — translated: MASVYRPSLRLSWHGLSPCGWFSRRSIQTLRVVSGDLGWLPAGVRDFVERSARLCQPEGIHICDGTEAENTATLTLLQQQGLIRKLPKYDNCWLARTDPKDVARVESKTVIVTPSQRDTVPLPAGGARGQLGNWMSPAEFQQAVDERFPGCMQGRTMYVLPFSMGPVGSPLSRIGVQLTDSAYVVASMRIMTRLGTPVLQALGDGDFVKCLHSVGRPLTRPGEPVSQWPCNPEKTLIGHVPDQREIVSFGSGYGGNSLLGKKCFALRIASRLARDEGWLAEHMLILGITSPAGKKHYVAAAFPSACGKTNLAMMQPALQGWKVECVGDDIAWMRFDSDGRLRAINPENGFFGVAPGTSATTNPNAMATIQSNTLFTNVAETSDGGVYWEGIDQPLPPGVTVTSWLGKAWKPGDKEPCAHPNSRFCAPARQCPIMDPAWEAPDGVPIDAIIFGGRRPKGVPLVYEAFNWRHGVFVGSAMRSESTAAAEHKGKVIMHDPFAMRPFFGYNFGRYLEHWLSMEGRKGARLPRIFHVNWFRRDEGGHFLWPGFGENSRVLDWICRRLEGEDSARETPIGLVPKEGALNLSGLGAIDTTQLFSIPKDFWEQEVRDIRGYLTEQVNQDLPKEVLTELEALEARVRRM